The following coding sequences are from one Maniola hyperantus chromosome 7, iAphHyp1.2, whole genome shotgun sequence window:
- the LOC117984052 gene encoding WD repeat-containing protein 48 homolog isoform X1 — MATMRKKTQVSFVIRDEEERRHKNGVSSLQLDPIQGRLYSAGRDGIIRVWHTGGGTQDRYIQSMEHHTDWVNDIVLCCGGKNLISASSDTTVKVWNAPKGFCMSTLRTHKDYVRTLAYAKDKEQVASAGLDRAIFLWDVNTLTALTASNNTVTTSSLVGNKESIYSLAMNPPGTILVSGSTEKVLRVWDPRNCSRLMKLKGHADNVKALVVSRDGSQCVSGSSDGTIKLWSLSQQRCVSTIRVHSEAVWALLATDNFSHIISGGRDRLVIITELRNPDNFMIVCEETAPILKLCFTADQQGVWVATSDSDVRCWKLPPLNSLNSDMYNQNNYNTNNVYQTQPLHHIAGGRAIKHYTVLNGKRHILTKDTANNVVLYDVLKACKVEDLGEVDYEEEVKKCFKMIYVPNWFNVDLKTGMLTIHLGQDETDCFSAWVSAKEAGLTTEMDQKVNFGALLLQALLEHWNHPNRVNEAGQKVIGNNFFSVPLHTPLIFSEVGGRTLYRLQVGDAGGETESNLLMETVPSWVVDVAIEMVAPKLNKLPFYLLPHSSCQSKQDRQKKDRLVANDFIQCRKVAEHVVEKIVGGGDVNGVSAGKTSEDSTNDSPEERVELLCCDQVLDPNMDLRTVRHFIWKSSVEFTLHYRVLKQ, encoded by the exons atggccaccatgcgtAAAAAAACTCAGGTTTCGTTTGTGATTCGTGACGAGGAGGAAAGGAGACATAAAAACGGTGTAAGTTCTTTACAATTGGACCCGATACAGGGGAGACTCTATTCAGCCGGTCGGGATGGCATTATTCGTGTTTGGCACACTGGGGGAGGGACACAAGACCGGTACATACAGAGTATGGAACACCACACGGATTGGGTAAATGATATAGTACTTTGCTGTGGTGGTAAAAATCTTATAAGCGCATCTTCTGACACCACTGTAAAGGTATGGAATGCTCCCAAAGGCTTTTGTATGTCCACTCTGAGGACTCACAAAGACTACGTGCGAACTTTAGCATACGCTAAAGACAAAGAACAGGTCGCTAGCGCTGGCTTAGATCGTGCAATATTCCTGTGGGATGTAAATACTCTAACAGCACTCACTGCAAGTAATAATACCGTCACCACATCGAGTTTAGTGGGCAATAAGGAGTCTATATACAGCCTCGCTATGAACCCTCCAGGCACAATCCTCGTTAGTGGTTCTACAGAAAAAGTACTCAGGGTATGGGATCCCAGAAACTGTTCGAGGCTCATGAAGTTAAAAGGTCACGCAGATAACGTTAAAGCTCTAGTCGTGAGCAGAGACGGGTCGCAATGTGTATCGGGAAGTTCCGATGGTACCATAAAGCTATGGTCATTATCTCAACAGAGATGCGTGTCAACAATTCGAGTTCACTCCGAAGCTGTTTGGGCTCTCTTAGCCACTGACAATTTCTCACATATAATATCTGGTGGAAGGGATCGTCTAGTCATTATAACAGAACTCCGAAACCCAGATAACTTCATGATAGTTTGTGAAGAGACTGCACCTATTCTTAAGTTATGCTTCACCGCCGATCAGCAAGGTGTGTGGGTCGCAACCTCCGACTCAGACGTCAGATGTTGGAAGCTGCCACCTCTTAATTCACTAAACTCGGACATGtacaatcaaaataattacAACACAAATAATGTTTATCAAACGCAACCTTTGCATCATATCGCTGGCGGAAGAGCCATAAAACACTATACAGTACTCAACGGGAAACGGCACATATTGACGAAAGACACGGCTAATAATGTTGTCTTATATGACGTGTTAAAGGCATGTAAAGTGGAAGACTTGGGAGAAGTTGACTATGAGGAAGAAGTTAAGAAGTGTTTTAAAATGATTTATGTACCAAATTGGTTTAACGTTGATTTGAAAACTGGTATGCTCACAATACATTTGGGGCAAGATGAAACGGACTGTTTCAGTGCCTGGGTCAGTGCGAAGGAGGCTGGGTTAACGACTGAGATGGATCAGAAAGTGAACTTTGGGGCATTGTTGCTACAAGCCCTGTTGGAGCATTGGAATCACCCAAACAGGGTGAACGAAGCAGGGCAAAAGGTTATTGGAAACAATTTCTTTAGTGTCCCGTTACATACACCCCTGATTTTCAGTGAAGTGGGAGGCAGAACACTTTATCGATTACAG GTAGGTGATGCAGGCGGGGAAACTGAGAGCAATCTGCTCATGGAGACTGTGCCGTCGTGGGTGGTGGACGTCGCTATAGAGATGGTAGCGCCTAAGCTAAACAAACTGCCATTTTACCTGCTGCCACATTCCAGTTGTCAAAGCAAACAAGATAGGCAAAAAAAG GACCGATTAGTAGCAAATGACTTCATCCAATGTCGTAAAGTGGCGGAACACGTGGTGGAAAAGATTGTGGGCGGCGGAGACGTGAACGGAGTGAGCGCAGGCAAAACCAGTGAGGACAGTACCAATGACTCACCTGAGGAGAGGGTCGAGTTGCTGTGCTGTGATCAG GTATTAGACCCTAACATGGACCTAAGGACAGTGAGACACTTCATCTGGAAATCCAGTGTGGAATTTACGTTACACTACAGAGTGCTGAAACAATGA